The Macaca nemestrina isolate mMacNem1 chromosome 15, mMacNem.hap1, whole genome shotgun sequence genome segment ACGGGCAGGGAGGGGCACGGGCTCCAGTCGCGGCCGTCTAGCAGCACGGCAGCTGCTTCCAGGTGGGTCTTTGTGTCACCTCAGCCATGCACCAGGCGGGCAGCTTTAGTCTGTCTGGGGCCACGGAGGTAGCCCTAACGCTCTGACCTGTCCCATGATGTCACTAGGTCCTCCTCTGGGACCAAGTGTCCCTGGCCCACAGGGAAAAGCCCATCCAAGGCTCTGGATGCTCAGGGCTCAGGGTGTGTCAGCCTAGAGAGCAGTGACTTGTGTGAGCTCCGTGTTGGGCGTAGATGGGCTCTGCGGGCTGACGGGCACCATAGGCAGGTCCACGCCTAGTCACGCGGGCCGCGGTACCGTCTCAGAGGTCTTGCAGGCCAGGGCCACATCTTTGGCAATGCTGCGCACACGGTCAGACACCTGCACCTCCCGGCGCAGGGCAGAGGCACAGCAGAACTTGCGGAAGCAGGCCTTGAAGTTCTCATCCAGGAAGGCATAGAGGATGGGGTTGAGGCAGCTGTTGACGTAGCCCAGGGCCGTGCAGAAACGCAGAATGGCCACGGCAGTCTCGCTGCCTGGCTGCACTCCCAGCCCTTGGACCAGCACAAAGACCTGGACAGGCGTCCAGCAGCCCACGAACacagccaccaccaccagcaccagccGAGTGATGCGCCGCAGGTTCCGGTCCTTCTCCCGGGAGCCCGAGAGCAGGCGGACTCCGCGGAGCCTCCGGATCATGAGGCTGTAGCAGACGGAGATGATGAGCACGGGGACaatgaaggagaagaggaagatgCAGACGGCAAACACAGGGCCCCAGTAGTCCTGTGGGGCAGGGATCTCCACCAGGCACTCGATCTCTGCAGGGAGAGAAGTGGGGTCAGAGTGGGCCCAGGAGACGTGGAGGGCAAGTGGGCCCAGAGGAGCCACCCAGGAGCCGTGGAGAGCCtggtgaggggaggaggggacaCCCCACTGACCTTCATCCTCGACCTGTGCCGAGCCCATGATGGCAACAGGAACACCAACAACAGAGGCCAGGGCCCAGATGGCCACATTGACAGCCTGGGCTTTGCTGGATGTGCGGACGTCGAGGGCGCGGATGGGGTGGCAGATGGCTACGTAGCGATCCACACTCATGGCAGTCAGGGTGAAGGTGCTGGTGAACATGTTGTAGTAGTCAATGGCAATGACTGTCTTGCACAGGGCATTCCCAAACGGCCAGAAGCCCAGGAGGATGTCTGTGCCCTGGAAGGGCAGCGTCAGCAGGACCAGAGTGTCTGCCAGGGCCAGGTTAAAGATGTAAATATTGGTGGCTGTCTTCATTTTGGTGTGCCTGCAGagtagaggaagaagaaaggcttCACTTGGCTATGCCGGCTGGACCGGGCAGCAAAGGGCAAGGGGCTCGTCTTGGCCACCGCAAGCTACACTGGTCCTGAGTCCCTTAACATCAGAGTTCCCATGGGGGCTTGGTAAGTGACAGCTCCTGGACCCAACCTGAGACTCACTGAGTCAGTCTCAGGGGATGGAACCTGGCATCAGACATCTTCACCAGCTCTTCAAGTGACTCTGACACACACAAAAGGATTCCAAGCCTTAAACACGAGTCTACTTTACAGGGGTCAAGGCATGTAGGGTACGAGAACACACCCCAGACTCCACGGGAGCGAAGGGTTAGAGCCCTAAGGGAAAAAGCCTGCTCTCCTTGCTTTTGAGTCCCCTCAGAGACCCTTCACAGACTCAAATGCTGACCCTACAGTTGCCAGAGGTTTCTGAGAGCTCCGGAATCTATAAGAACATACCAAAAGGCTTCCAAGTCCACACTGCTATCTAGCAACGGAGACAGAAAATGGTGACATGGACAGGAGGGATGCTAATAAGGTATGATTGTATCCAAGCACCTGAAAAGGTGCTGGAAAGGGCTGGGAAAGTTGTTGGTGgttaataaatttttgttaaatcaGTTAATGGTTGTAATATTTGGGGGGGgattatggtggtggtggtggtgatgatggtagtgatcaTGGTGGTgacggtgatgatgatggtgatggtgatgatggtggtggtgataggatggtgatgatggtgatgatgatgaacgtgatggtggtgatagtggtgatggtgatgatgatggtgatgacgatgaacgtgatggtggtgatagtggtgatggtgatgatgatggtgatgatggtgatgatggtgatgattatgaatgtaatggtggtggtggtggtggtgatggtgatgatggtgatgatgatgacaatgaacgtgatggtggtggtggtggtggtggtgatgatgatggtgatgatgaacgtgatggtgatggtggtggtggtggtggtggtggtggtgatggtgatgatggtgtcaCGTGATGGTGATGactgtgatgatggtggtggcggCGGTATTGGCAGTGGCAGCAGCACCCGAGATGACACTATTCTATGTCAGTTTAGCTGCCTCGAGGAAATATGGGGCTCAGTTCTGCCTCTTAGAGAGGGATTATGAATAAGCACAAAGAGGCcgcaattacaaagagaaaacaacaatgacaatgaTTATGGCAAATACCTGTGCCAAGCTCTTCCGGGGAATTTATGTCATTGAAGATTTACAAAAATGCTACTTTGATCCCCACTCtatagaggaagaaactgaggcctacaGGATCTATGTTGTTTTTTTAAGGCCTTAGAGCTGGTAAAAAGCAGGGCAGGGCTCAGAACAGAGTGTTTCTGACTCCTGGGATGGTCACCCCAGCCCACTGGCTCACAACATGCTGCCTCTTGGGCCAGTGTGGCCACAGCAGCCCCTGAGCATCGCTCTCTCTGGGGACTCTGCCCAGCAACATGACCTTCCCTGCCTGCTCTAATCCAAGAAGTGCCTCTGAGAGGTTGAACACCTCAGTGTAGAGGAGAAAGACAGTAGAGAAGCGGTAACAGCCGGAAAGGTGCTCAAGCACAGGGACTGCCCCAGGCCGCCGCACTCCTCAGCCGTGACGCGCCAGCCAGCCACGAAGGGACATGCACATCACGGAGCAACCTCCGTGGAGCCTCCCTTAGGAGTCAGCTCTGGGGAGGGGCAGCTGTTCTTCCCACTCTCTCGTCTGACCACGCAACACctgcacacatgcgcacacacacacgcacacacacgcgcgcgcacacacacgcacgcacacccacacacacgcacgcacacacgcacacacacgcgcacacacacgcacacacatatacacgtggTTACATGGTCCACCTTGCTCACTTTCCAGATGGGAAAAACAAGGCCCAGAGGGGAACAGCTTTTCTCAGGGACACTAAGAGGACAGGGCTGGGATGGTGGCAGCTTAAACACCCCCACTACCCTGTCCTGCCTCTACCTACATAACACCTCTGGTTGGGACCCTTTGAGGTTATAAGGAGGGAACACTTGCTTTAGAGCCCTGGACACTGTCTTCAGAACTGCCTTTTTCTGGGTCCAGGCAAATATCCTGGACCAATAAGAAACCTCATTCCAGCTGTCAGTCATCTTCCTGCTGAAGCACCACCCATAACCCCCCACTGCCTGAAGAACAGAGTTCCCCCACCCGGGCCTTCAGGATCCCACCTGCTGTCCCCAGGCCCTTCAGTTCTCTCTCCTCTGGATGGATTGGGGTCCGTCATTTCCTCTGCTCAATCGACAATCCATGTGAAGGTTTCCTTGTTCACCCCCACACTGATCCCATGCTGTGCCCATGCTGTCCCCAATGCTATCCCCCTGCTATCCCCCCACTATCCCCCTCACTACCCCCCCACACTATCCGCCTCATGCTATCCCCCCACTATCCCCCTCACTACCCCCCCACACTATCCACCTCATGCTATCCCCCCACTATCCCCCTCACTACCCCCCCACACTATCCGCTTCATGCTATCCCCCCACTATCCCCCTCACTACCCCCCACACTATCCGCCTCATGCTATTCCCCCACTATCCCCCTCACTACTCCCCCACACTATCCGCCTCATGCTATCCCCCCACTATCCCCCTCACTACCCCCCACACTATCCGCCTCATGCTATCCCCCCACTATCCCCCTCACTACTCCCCCACACTATCCGCCTCATGCTATCCCCCCACTATCCCCCTCACTACCCCCCCACACTATCCGCCTCATGCTATTCCCCCACTATCCCCCTCACTACCCCCCCCACACTATCCGCCTCATGCTATCCCCTCACTACCCCCCCACACTATCCACCTCATGCTATACCCCCACTATCCCCCCCCACACTATCCGCCTCATGCTATCCCCCCACTATCCCCCTCACTACCCCCCCACACTATCCGCCTCATGCTATCCCCCCACTATCCCCCTCACTACCCCCCCACACTATCCGCCTCATGCTATCCCCCCACTATCCCCCTCACTACCCCCCCACACTATCCGCCTCATGCTATCCCCCACTATCCCCCTCACTACCCCCTCACACTATCTGCCTCATGCTATCCCCCCACTATCCCCCTCACTACTCCCCCACACTATCCGCCTCATGCTATCCCCCCACTATCCCCCTCACTAACCCCCCCACACTATCCGCCTCATGCTATCCCCCCACTATCCCCCTCACTACCCCCCCACACTATCCGCCTCATGCTATCCCCCCACTATCCCCCTCACTACCCCCCCACACTATCCGCCTCATGCTATTCCCCCACTATCCCCCTCACTACTCCCCCACACTATCCGCCTCATGCTATCCCCCCACTATCCCCCTCATTACCCCCTCACACTATCTGCCTTATGCTATCCCCCCATTATCCCCCAGCTCCCCCCCACTGTCCCCCACACTATCCCGCCATGCTATCCCCCTGTTATCTCCCTGGCTGCTCCCTGCTGTCCCCCACAGTATCCCCCACACTATCCCCCTGGCTGCTCTCCACTATCCCCCTGCACTGCCCCCCACACTGCTCCCCACACTGCCCCCCCACTGCCCCCCACACTGCCCTCGCACTGCCCCCCTACTGCCCCACACACTGCCCCCCGCACTGCCCCCCGCACTGTCCCCCGCACTGCCCCCCGCACTGTCCCCCCACTGCCCCCCACTGCCCCTGCACTGCCCCCCACTGCCCCACACACTGCCCCCCGCACTGCCCCCCACACTGCTCCACACGCTGCTCCCCACACTGTCCCCACACTGCcccccacctgcccccacacTATCCCCTTGGCTGCCCTCCATTATCCCCCTGCACTGCTTCCCACACTGTCCCCGCACTGCTCCCTCAACCGCAACTATCAGCTGCCCTCTCTTTGGCCCCCACAAGTTTTCCCATCTCTGAGCACCAACAGATGATGGGCTCAGCCACACACACCTGCCATAAGCAGGAGCCCTGGAACCTGAGAAGGGGTTTCAGGACTGTCCCAGCACCAGCCCCTGCGCCTCCCTTCACCCATCTGGGGAATGGGCTGAAAAGAGCCTCTCACAGGGCCGCTGTGGGGTCTCATAAGGTCATTGAAGCAGACAGCTTGATACAGAGCCTGGTCCACAGCTCAAACCAGGGGTCAGGGTGGTGACGCCTCTACCTGGGACAGAATGGGGTGGGCCAGggccagcccctcccctcccctccctggggcCTCAGGATTGACCCTGCCTCCTGGACAGGGTCCAACAAATTGAATGGGGGAAGCAGGAAATCAACACCTGCTCAGGCCCGTCCAGAACAGCCTCCGCCTCAGCTTCCCCCTCTGCAGCTGTGTGGGACTCAGCAGACAGGAACCTCGTGGCCCAGCCTACCTGAGGATGACGTACATGACGAGGCAGTTCCCCAGGAGCCCCCCGACACACACGGCCAGGTAGAGCCCCACGATGGTGACCTTGAGCCCGAGGGGCAGGAAGGCGCTGTGACTGGCATTGAGCAGCAGATGCGGAGGCAGCAGACTGTGGTTGGGACTGAGGAGGGACAGGTTGCCCTGAAGGTGGCTGCCATAGATAACCTCCCAGAATGGGGCGGGGAAGAGAGGCTCCATGCCACTGCCCTGCAAATCCACTCAGTGCAGCACCTGGGACAGAGCACAGACAAGTGGCTGCAGTGCCAGACACACGCCCAGCCGAGGCCTCACAACCCAGCACGTGCAGCCCAGCAGGCACGTGGACCCCCACACTGGGCAGGCACAGGCACGGAGGTACACGGGCACACagaacacacaggcacacatgcacaggcaGGGGCACATGGAGACACGAggacacaaagacacacatgCACCCGCAAGGACACAGTCTCGTTCGGTTTAAAGACTCACATACAGGCTGCCTGGAGGCAGTTACACCCCAGGACACTGTCCACCCGCAGGGACTCATGAACACACAGCCACTCGTTGTGTTCACAGGCACAGGGATGCAGGGACACAcgtcacacacacagacacacagaaatgTCCAAACCTGCCCTCATGCACACGCAGGCACAAAAGagacagacacacccagaaacgcTTGGGACCCAGCCTTCCTCCTGGGAGCACAGCTTCCTCCTGCTCCCCCGCCCTGCTTTGCTGCAGTCTGTCAGCAGGACCCCCACCGGACCTCCAGCTCCCACCCGACCTCCAGCGGCTCAGGTCCTTACCTCTGCAACCTCCTTGGGAGCTGGGACCACCGTGGAGACCCCCACCCTCAGCCAGCCGGCAGTCTGGCACAGGTGCAGAGCAGGGTAGAAGAGGCCCAGCCGCCACTCGCCTCAGTACAGGATCTTCTCAGCAGACGCCAGACCAGACGCAGCAGCAGAGTGAGCCCGGCAGCCTGAagcagaggggaggaggaggaggaggaggaggaggctgcagctCCAGAGGGGGAGGGGCTACGCAGGCTGGAGGAGTGGGGGGGCTGCGGAAAGGTGGGTCACCGTGCCCAGGGCTGCGCCGGCCCCACACCGAAAggggacagacacacagacagagaTGAACAAGGAGGCTCGGACCCACAGACCCCAGACAGAGACGCACACACAGCCCAGGATACATGGACAGAGATGCCCATGGGTTCACAGACACaggacagagagacacacaccAGGACACACAGACTCACACCCAGGGACGGAGTCTCAGGGAGACACACACGGAGACATGCTCACAGACTCGGACACACAGACACGGGGCCACGACTCATACAGAGACACAGCCTTGGACAGACTGGCCCGGACCCCGCAGTTGGGCTCCCAGCACCCCAAAATGCCCCCACCTGGCCAGCTCTTGGCAGATCAAAGCTTCATTGTAAACACGCAGGCAAGATGCTTGGGTCCAGGACACGGTACTGGCCcggcacctactgtgtgctccTGGAGCTCAGTCACCCCACTGTACCCGGCCACTGCTAGAGCATGAAGCCTCAGAGGTGTGAGGCCGCCTGTCAGAGTGTCAGAGACAGGGTTGAAACGCCAAGGGCACCTCTGCCACAGCTGGGTCCCAGATCAATGCCTGAGCATCACTCCCTCAGACAGGCCCCTGGCACCCACACAGCTGAACGGTTCCTTTAGAGGTGCCTCCTTCTCAGCTCAGGGTCCCATGCCTGATCCACTGAGATGAAAGGTCACAGGTCAAGGCTGTCTGGGTGACCCCTGAGCTGAATCACCAGCTCCCACCCCGTCATGGGGTCGTACTTCCTGCACGAGCTTTGAAGGAGAACCAGACCTGTCCCCACACAGCTCAGACCCTGCTCAGAGCACCTTCTCCAAGAGTGGGGACCTGGTTGCTAGGCAACTGGCAGCAGGGTTGCTAG includes the following:
- the LOC105470461 gene encoding nociceptin receptor isoform X2, giving the protein MKTATNIYIFNLALADTLVLLTLPFQGTDILLGFWPFGNALCKTVIAIDYYNMFTSTFTLTAMSVDRYVAICHPIRALDVRTSSKAQAVNVAIWALASVVGVPVAIMGSAQVEDEEIECLVEIPAPQDYWGPVFAVCIFLFSFIVPVLIISVCYSLMIRRLRGVRLLSGSREKDRNLRRITRLVLVVVAVFVGCWTPVQVFVLVQGLGVQPGSETAVAILRFCTALGYVNSCLNPILYAFLDENFKACFRKFCCASALRREVQVSDRVRSIAKDVALACKTSETVPRPA
- the LOC105470461 gene encoding nociceptin receptor isoform X1, with protein sequence MEPLFPAPFWEVIYGSHLQGNLSLLSPNHSLLPPHLLLNASHSAFLPLGLKVTIVGLYLAVCVGGLLGNCLVMYVILRHTKMKTATNIYIFNLALADTLVLLTLPFQGTDILLGFWPFGNALCKTVIAIDYYNMFTSTFTLTAMSVDRYVAICHPIRALDVRTSSKAQAVNVAIWALASVVGVPVAIMGSAQVEDEEIECLVEIPAPQDYWGPVFAVCIFLFSFIVPVLIISVCYSLMIRRLRGVRLLSGSREKDRNLRRITRLVLVVVAVFVGCWTPVQVFVLVQGLGVQPGSETAVAILRFCTALGYVNSCLNPILYAFLDENFKACFRKFCCASALRREVQVSDRVRSIAKDVALACKTSETVPRPA